In a single window of the Candidatus Liberimonas magnetica genome:
- a CDS encoding B12-binding domain-containing radical SAM protein, with protein MDRYEELMAEQSIRPLHAKPGLPSIGIVVPPSPFIVPQGWQFYLRQPFEGVSYIATVLKNAGYRVRIIDVRQSKNSLDEAMLQSKGLDILGISTFEDSFPFIQDLCKKVKERAPKTYIVLGGSLVTSVPEVVMANTEADIAVIGEGELTILELLEKYSSGKLDSLSEINGTAYKDSFKKTVINASRKQIEDLDHLPLIDFFLWPQTRKDAHLKEVLISHSRGCSNNCAFCYRPIPHLREKSVEKFSREVKELKLRHNFNFIYFVDLTFAVKKERNLEICEVLKANNVKWSCMTRVQNLDPETLRAMKTAGCEIILYGFESIDQLILDSIHKKITVAEIRDAIKMTNDAGIEIGGLFIIGFPGETTESLDKTVDFLKETGSVARVKYLSAIPGTEIYRTAVQKGLIKDELAHLYWLSRERGHEDDEFINFTEMPDNMLREAYKKIKNMYIKGLAKYEDTY; from the coding sequence ATGGATAGATACGAAGAATTAATGGCAGAGCAGTCGATACGTCCTTTGCACGCTAAACCAGGACTTCCTTCAATAGGAATAGTTGTCCCGCCAAGCCCTTTTATAGTGCCTCAAGGCTGGCAGTTTTACTTAAGGCAGCCGTTTGAAGGAGTTTCTTATATCGCCACCGTATTAAAGAATGCGGGTTACAGGGTAAGGATAATTGACGTGCGGCAGTCAAAAAACAGTTTAGATGAAGCTATGCTGCAATCAAAAGGCCTGGACATATTGGGTATATCGACCTTTGAAGATAGTTTCCCTTTTATACAAGACCTATGTAAAAAAGTAAAAGAAAGAGCCCCGAAAACATATATCGTGCTCGGCGGGTCTCTGGTAACTTCTGTCCCGGAGGTCGTGATGGCAAATACAGAAGCTGATATCGCTGTAATAGGAGAAGGTGAATTAACTATCCTTGAACTCCTTGAAAAATATTCTTCCGGCAAGCTGGATAGTTTATCTGAAATAAACGGGACCGCATATAAGGACAGCTTTAAGAAAACCGTCATAAATGCTTCAAGAAAACAGATAGAGGATCTGGACCATCTGCCTTTAATAGATTTCTTCCTGTGGCCGCAAACCCGGAAAGACGCACACCTAAAGGAAGTCCTTATTTCTCACAGCCGCGGTTGTTCCAATAATTGCGCTTTCTGCTACAGGCCCATCCCGCATTTACGCGAGAAATCCGTTGAGAAATTCAGCAGAGAAGTAAAAGAATTAAAACTTAGGCATAATTTTAATTTCATTTATTTTGTGGATTTGACCTTTGCTGTTAAAAAAGAAAGGAACCTTGAGATCTGCGAAGTTCTGAAGGCTAATAACGTTAAATGGTCGTGCATGACAAGGGTTCAGAACCTCGATCCTGAAACATTAAGAGCAATGAAAACTGCCGGATGCGAGATAATACTCTATGGGTTTGAATCCATAGACCAACTGATACTTGACAGTATTCACAAGAAGATCACGGTCGCAGAAATTCGTGATGCAATAAAAATGACGAATGATGCAGGGATCGAGATCGGCGGGCTGTTTATCATAGGTTTCCCAGGAGAAACAACGGAGTCGCTTGATAAAACAGTAGATTTTTTGAAAGAAACAGGTTCAGTCGCCAGGGTAAAATATTTGTCTGCGATACCCGGCACGGAGATATACAGGACCGCTGTACAGAAAGGCCTGATAAAAGATGAGCTCGCACACCTTTACTGGCTGAGCAGGGAACGGGGCCATGAGGATGACGAGTTCATAAATTTTACCGAGATGCCCGATAACATGCTAAGAGAGGCTTATAAAAAGATCAAAAATATGTACATCAAAGGCCTGGCAAAATATGAGGACACTTATTAA
- a CDS encoding methyltransferase domain-containing protein, whose protein sequence is MRTLIKNNKIAVKVKKQFYARALKFEDSARWVKDKKLLNLHKELIPFNSSSRVLDLCCGTGLVGKEFAGKAFAVTGIDISGKMLEKASKRLDVCVNANAEAIPFSDNYFNFIVCRQALHFLNLKKAFKEMYRTCKDGGKILVSQIVPYGRHDKAWLFKIHKLKQPLLKNYLDEEDIKRHLRSAGFTKLEKHYYYLEENIDDWLRYEPELSKQKISKIKNLFRFAPKTYKIIHGTKLSNNSIVDKMKWVIITGKKPC, encoded by the coding sequence ATGAGGACACTTATTAAAAACAACAAAATAGCCGTCAAGGTAAAAAAACAATTTTATGCCAGGGCTTTGAAATTTGAAGATTCCGCCAGGTGGGTCAAAGACAAGAAGCTGCTGAACCTGCACAAAGAGCTCATACCCTTTAATTCATCATCAAGGGTCCTGGACTTGTGCTGCGGCACCGGCCTTGTCGGAAAAGAATTTGCAGGAAAAGCTTTTGCTGTTACCGGGATTGATATAAGCGGCAAAATGCTGGAAAAAGCTTCAAAAAGGCTTGATGTATGCGTAAACGCCAATGCCGAAGCTATTCCGTTTAGTGATAATTATTTTAATTTTATCGTATGCAGACAGGCGTTGCATTTTTTAAACCTGAAAAAAGCCTTTAAAGAAATGTACAGGACATGTAAAGACGGCGGCAAAATCCTGGTCAGCCAGATAGTCCCGTACGGGAGGCATGACAAAGCCTGGCTGTTTAAAATCCACAAGTTAAAACAGCCTTTATTAAAAAATTATTTGGATGAAGAAGATATTAAGCGGCATCTTAGGTCTGCAGGTTTTACTAAACTTGAAAAACACTATTATTATCTTGAAGAAAACATTGATGACTGGCTAAGATATGAGCCCGAACTTTCAAAACAAAAAATATCTAAAATAAAAAACTTATTTCGTTTTGCTCCGAAAACTTATAAAATCATTCATGGAACCAAATTATCGAATAACAGCATTGTTGATAAAATGAAATGGGTTATAATAACTGGAAAGAAACCTTGCTAA
- a CDS encoding tetratricopeptide repeat protein, whose amino-acid sequence MKKHLLSALFFCHYLTFLSSGLVFSEPVDGNAVKVNPETEYIKKGNALHGQYRFNEAEQMYKKALEINPKNDGVYVRLGRVYQGIGQDKKMYEKAKEMHKKALEINPDNDGAYRSLADIYQHLGKAKEAEEMYKKALEINPKNSDAYTGLGCFNLDLGRIKEAEEMCKKALEINPNNARAYMSLGNVYWELGNTKEAEVMYKKMLETNPNSEWSYNTLGKIYNSQGKMKEAEEMCKKALEINPKSENICKTLINIYWSQGKAKEAEEMCKKALEINPKNDEVYVRLGRVYQGIGQDKKMYEKAKEMHKKALEINPNNESAYKNLGNIYRSQGKAKEAEEMYKKALKIDPKNEDACVGLSNIYRCQGKMKEAEEMCKKALEINPDSEWSYNTLGNIYHSQSKMKEAEEMHKKVLEINPENESAYRDLGDVYQALGKAKEAEEMYKKADYYGSSRNSKKRIK is encoded by the coding sequence ATGAAAAAACATCTGTTATCAGCTTTATTTTTTTGTCATTACTTGACATTTTTAAGTTCCGGACTTGTCTTTTCAGAACCGGTGGATGGTAATGCAGTAAAAGTAAATCCTGAAACAGAATATATCAAAAAAGGTAATGCTTTACATGGTCAGTACAGGTTTAATGAAGCCGAACAGATGTACAAAAAGGCATTGGAAATAAACCCTAAAAATGATGGGGTATATGTTAGATTAGGCAGAGTTTACCAGGGTATAGGTCAAGATAAAAAGATGTATGAAAAAGCTAAAGAGATGCATAAAAAGGCATTGGAAATAAACCCTGATAATGATGGAGCATACAGAAGCTTAGCTGATATTTATCAACATCTGGGCAAGGCAAAAGAAGCCGAAGAGATGTACAAAAAGGCGTTAGAGATAAACCCGAAGAATAGTGATGCCTATACAGGTTTAGGCTGCTTTAACCTGGATCTTGGCAGGATAAAAGAAGCTGAAGAGATGTGCAAGAAAGCCTTGGAGATAAACCCAAATAATGCACGTGCATATATGAGTTTGGGCAATGTTTACTGGGAGCTTGGCAATACGAAAGAAGCCGAAGTGATGTATAAAAAGATGTTGGAGACAAACCCGAACAGTGAATGGTCATACAATACCTTAGGAAAGATTTATAACTCTCAGGGTAAGATGAAAGAAGCCGAAGAGATGTGCAAGAAAGCCTTGGAGATAAATCCGAAGAGTGAAAACATATGCAAAACTTTAATCAATATTTACTGGTCTCAGGGCAAAGCGAAAGAAGCCGAAGAGATGTGCAAAAAGGCATTGGAAATAAATCCTAAGAATGATGAGGTATATGTTAGATTAGGCAGAGTTTACCAGGGTATAGGTCAAGATAAAAAGATGTATGAAAAAGCTAAAGAGATGCATAAAAAGGCATTGGAAATAAACCCTAACAATGAAAGTGCATATAAAAATCTGGGTAATATTTACCGCTCTCAAGGCAAGGCAAAAGAAGCCGAAGAGATGTACAAGAAGGCATTGAAGATAGATCCTAAGAATGAAGATGCCTGCGTTGGTTTAAGCAATATTTACCGCTGTCAGGGTAAGATGAAAGAAGCCGAAGAGATGTGCAAGAAAGCCTTGGAGATAAACCCGGACAGTGAATGGTCATACAATACTTTAGGAAATATTTATCACTCTCAGAGTAAGATGAAAGAAGCCGAAGAGATGCACAAAAAGGTCTTGGAGATAAACCCTGAGAATGAAAGCGCATACAGGGATTTAGGCGATGTTTACCAGGCGTTGGGCAAGGCAAAAGAAGCCGAAGAGATGTACAAGAAAGCTGATTATTATGGTTCGAGCAGGAATAGCAAAAAGAGGATAAAATGA
- a CDS encoding tetratricopeptide repeat protein: MKRYLLPTLFSCFCMIFLYSGLVFCELTVEVDGKADVEMEYIQKGNDLYLQGKYKEAEEMYKRALEINPKNDKTFVNLGHVYQELGQDKKMYRKAEEMQNEALEINPKNDDAYSTLGSIYQALGKAKEADEMCRKALEINPKNTRALYILGNAFLAQGKSKEAEEMYRKALEINPKNENACKGLVNIYWSGGRKKEAEEMCKKVL; encoded by the coding sequence ATGAAAAGATATCTACTGCCAACCCTATTTTCTTGTTTTTGTATGATATTTTTATATTCCGGACTAGTCTTTTGTGAACTAACAGTCGAAGTCGACGGAAAAGCAGATGTTGAAATGGAGTATATCCAAAAAGGCAATGATCTATACCTTCAGGGCAAATATAAAGAAGCTGAAGAAATGTATAAGAGAGCATTGGAAATAAACCCTAAAAATGACAAGACATTCGTTAACTTAGGCCATGTTTACCAGGAGTTAGGCCAGGACAAAAAGATGTATAGAAAAGCTGAAGAGATGCAAAATGAAGCATTAGAGATTAATCCGAAGAATGATGATGCATACAGTACCTTAGGTAGTATTTACCAGGCGTTGGGCAAGGCAAAAGAAGCCGATGAGATGTGCAGAAAAGCATTAGAAATAAACCCGAAGAATACAAGGGCATTATATATTTTAGGTAATGCTTTCCTGGCTCAGGGCAAGTCGAAAGAAGCTGAAGAGATGTACAGGAAAGCATTAGAAATAAACCCGAAGAATGAAAACGCATGTAAAGGTTTAGTCAATATTTACTGGTCTGGAGGCAGGAAGAAAGAAGCCGAAGAAATGTGCAAAAAAGTATTGGA